The genomic window GGGGAAGCGGTTCTCCGAGTGGGGGACCAGGATGCCGCCGTCCGAGGCACCCTTCATGACGCCGAAGACGCGGGCGCCGGTCGAGGTGCGCGAGAGACCGACATCGAGGAAGGCCTTGAAGGGGCGGCGCTCGCCATCGTCGGTCTCGGCAGCCTCGGTGAGCTTGTACTCTCCATCCGGCTCCTCGACGCCAACGAAAtcctcgtcgaggccgagcttcttgaggacgcggcgggcgaggagcaggccggTGGCGTAGGCAGCGGCCCAGTTGGTCAGGCCGTGCTGGATGCCGTAGGCGCGAAGCTCGTGCGAGTAGGCGGAGGCGAAGATCTTGTCGCCGTTGATCTCCGAGGTCACGATCTGGGTGATGATGTCGCGGTTGGTGAAGCGCACGACCAGGCGGTACTTGGGCGCATTGTACTTGTTCTTGGCCTGGGTGATCAGGCGCTTGCGGGCATAGTAGTCAGTCTTGCCCTGTCTCCTGCGCTTGAACTTGGTCTGGAAGCGGCTGCACAAGGTCAGCACCAGTCTGTCTTTCTCACTTCTCACTCAGTCGACATTCTGGGTCGGGTCTGCTCACCTGTAGTACGCGCTGTTCTTGACCAGCTTGTGGAAGGCCTGAAAGTCGCGATCCCCGAGTCAGCAATTTGCGCTTCAGAATCTTCTTCCCCCCGTCCGAAGCATCTTGCATTGACTCTCAACATCTATCCGGCAGTGCCGCATTGGCGACGTCGCGTGTCAACTCACCATTTTGACTGCTTGTCGGTGGGCGGTGCGTACTCGACAGGTCGGCTCACGGGTTGCAGAATCGAAGGAGCGAAATTCGCGGGACGTGCATTTTCGTGCGCCCAAATTTCACCCCACAGCCCTAACATGGATTGGGGTGGGGGACGAAGGCGGTGAGAGCGAGCAGGGTTGGGGACGCCAAAATTGCTTACATAATAACGCTAACTAGCGGATAACTATTGGAACCAGCCAAGTGGATCCCAATGCCGAGCCGAGGTTCAGAGCCTCGCTGGCCGGGCTCCGTTCGAGCCCCGGGCCGGGCGTCCCAATCGCGGCTCGGCCCAGGGACGGAGAGCGGGCGTCTCTTATACAACCATGGTTTGGCTGCCACCATCGTACTGCAGCTGCGCAGGTCTTCCGCGATAACATGTTCGCCGAAGAATTTCCTGTTGAAGTCATCTTGGAAGCAATCGACACCATGCCACCAAcgctgtcgccgtcgccgtcgccgtccccCCCGGTCAAGCGACCCAAGGTCATACTCTTCGACATTGGCGGCGTCCTAGTATGCAATTCTAGCATGTGTTCTCCATACCACATTCACCAGAGCTAACTCGCCTCCGAGACCGCCTCCCCCTTCCAAGCCATCCTCGACTACGAGCTCCGCCACGGCATCCCTACGGGCTGGATCAACTACTCCATCTCGCGGAGCGCACCCTCGGGGTTCTGGCAGCGTCTCGAGACCGGCAGCATCCCCCTGGACGAGGCCTTCTTCGCGGGCTTCAACCGCGACCTGCACGACCCGGCCCGCTGGAAGGCCTTCTACCTGGCCCAtcagcagcaacaacagcagcagcaggcgcagaCCAGCAGTCCGCCGACCTCCGGCCCGCCACTCCCCGCACCAGAACCCACGCAGATCCCGCCCATGCCCCAGATCGACGGCAAGTATCTCTTCCACGCCATGATGTCCGCCGCGCGCGTGCCCGACCCGTGGATGtacccggcggcgcgggcggtgcgCGCGAGCGGGCAGTACCTGGTGGCGGGGCTGAGCAACACGGTGAAATTCCCGGCCGGCCACGACGGCGACCGCGCGCAGATCCCCCCCTTCCTAACGGGCCTCTTCGACGTGCTGGTGTCGTCGGCACACGAGGGCCTGCGCAAGCCGGACCCGCGGATCTaccggctggcgctggagcGGGTGGACAAGTTCGCGCGGGCGCACGCGGGGTCGGCGCGGGGTCGGGCGCTGGGGTGGGCGGACGGCGTGGCGGCCAGGGATGTCGTCTTCCTGGACGACATCGGGGAGAAcctgcgggcggcgcgggcggccgggttTCGCACCATCAAGGTGCCCCTCGGGCGGGCCTAcgaggcggtggaggagctggagaggGTGACTGggttggcgctggcgggtGACCATCCCAAGATTCCCGTTAAGCCGGACTTGGCGGGCGGTGCTGGTAAGGCAAAGATTTGATCAAAGGTGTTGCGTCCCGGGACGGGGCTTGTCGGTAAACTTACTTGTTGTGTGAGACATCATAGCGGTAGTATACCCCCAGAGCGATTCACTTCGAATGCCGTCTGTCACTGGCGAATAATAACTTGAAATTGGAAGAGGGTGAAATCGCAATTCACATTGTGATAGTTGCCACTTCCCCTCATCCTATCGTCATGCCCAGCTCCTCACGGCCCACCCGCGTCGTCTTGGACAACCAACAGTCCCCATTACGCCCGTAAACAACAAACGCCTGGACAAACCAACCGACAAAAGCAAAACAAAAAAAGACAAAAGCAGACCCATCTAAGCCGACACAGCAGCCTGcctcccgccgcggccggcggcacccGCCCTCCTCGGACCGGCCGTGGCGCCGGGCCTGGCCAGCGTGTACTTGGCGAACGCCCGGGCGAGCGCCTTCTTGCAGCTCACCTTCTGGCTGCCGACGAAACTCTCCACCGtgacggcgatggcgcggTCAATGTCCTGGGCGGAGCAGTACTCGGACAGCCGCATGCGGCAGAAGGCCTCGCTGATGCGGATGATGGCTTCGAGGTGGCGGACCTAAACCGAATATATCTACGGTTAGTGTTGCACACACACAAGAAATATGAGACAGGGTAGGGGAACGGAACCGGAACGGCGAAAACGTACCGTGATGGGATAAGCACCCGTGGCCAGGCTCTCGCGGCGCATGTCGGCGAACAGGCGCGCCACCTTGTCCTCGTCCATGTGGTACAGCTTGGGCGTGCACCGCTCACGCGCGTAGAGGATGTACTTGCGGAGCAGCTCCTGCGGGATCTCGCCCTCCTTGTTGCGGCCGGCCTCGGTGGCCTGGGTGTCGTCGGCCCGCGCGGAGTCGGGCTGCTCTACCTCCATCgagtcggcgccggccgatGTCGCCTGCGTGTTCGTCATCGGATGGCTGCGGCTGTGCGAGCCCACGATGAagcgggcgaggcgctcgtcctcctcgggctCGACCGTGTCCCGGACGACGCAGAGGATGTCGAAGCGCGACAGGATGGGCTCGGTCAGCTCGACGTTGGCCGAGAAGGGGATGGTCGAGTTGTAGCGGCCGCCGAtggggttggcggcggcgatgatgcCGCAGCGCGCCTGCAGCGTCGTGACGATGCCGGCCTTGGAGATGGAGATGGTCTGCTGCTCCATGGCCTCGTGGATCGAGGTCCGGTCCTGATCGTTCATCTTGTCGAACTCGTCGATCAGGCAGGTGCCCTTGTCGGCGAgcacgagcgcgccgccctcgagcgtCCATTCGCTCGTCAGGGGGTCCCTGTGGACGCTAGCCGTGAGaccgacggcgctggcgccttGGCCGGTGGCGAAGACAGCTCTGTGGGCCGTCTTCTCGACGTACTTGAGGAACTGCGACTTGGCAGTGCCCgggtcgccgaggaggaggacgttGATATCTCCTCGGACGTGATGCTCGCCTTTCGTCTTCTTGGCTACACCCCCAAAGAGGGAGAGCGCGATGGCTGTCTTGATGTCGGTGTGGCCGTAAATGCTCGGAGCTATCGAGTTGATGATCTTGTCGACGATGTGCGGGTCCTTGGAGAGCTGGCGAATCTGGTGCTCATCTTCCTCAGTCATGCGGAAACCAGCGAGTTGGTCATGCGATTTCACGATGTTGTTGGCCTCAAGGATCGTAGCGAAGACCGGGAAGCCATTGCGGTTGTTGAGCTGGGCGTCGTAATTGTTGCGATAGATGCCCGTCACTTCGATCTCCTCCCCCGGTTTGGCCTTGTCGATGAGATCCCAGAGCAGAATCACCTCGCGGTGTCTGGGCAGGCGACCAGCGGGGACGGTCCCAGGGGACTCCTGAAGCGTCAGCTTCTGGTAGTTCCTGTAGACGGTCTTCTCCGAGTTGAGCGTGAAGGGGCCGCGGGACTGGCAGCTCTGGCAGTACGAGATCTTGACCTCGACGTTGGACTCCTGCTGGAAGGGGCCGAGCGTGATGCCGCATTTGGTGCAGTCAAACTTGACGTACTTCAGCTGGGGAAAGACGCCCGATCTCCTGGTCACGACACCGCTGACCCGCACGAGGCAGTTGAGGTGCGACTGGCGGAGCTGACGAAGGGTGTAGTGAACGGGGAGATCAAATATCCGAACATGGATCTCCGAGTGGATGCGCTCGTAGTCTGGGTAGTGCAGCAGGACCACATCCATGGCTACCTCGTCGAACAGTTTGAGCATCTCGGCAGGAGCGTTGGCGAGGAAGTAGGCCAGGATAGCCTTTGAGGTGGAGAGGTGCTCGTACGAGACCTCCAGGGACTCGGCATTGACCTCGCCGAGGGTGCGGATGCGGTTGCCGTACACCGAAGAGCCGCTGTCGTCGGTGTACTCGGTGAGGAAGGCCTTGAACTCCCTCTTGATGGTCCGCTGCACGGCAGGCTGGGCCACCCACTCGGTCAGACTGGAAGCTTTGACATCGTGCAGAGCCTCGAGCGAGAGCTCCTCGTCCATGATGTCGGCATCCATGTCTTCGTCGGGGTCCTCATCGTACCGATGCCtacggcggcgaggctgaGCCGTCAGGTCGATGTCgcggtcgtcgtcctcgccgggAAGGAAGGCAGCGGGGATGCGCTGTCGCCGGGCGACCTCGCGGTCTCGGCGGGCCAGTTGCGCCTCGAGACGCCGCCTCTCGCCCAGGTCCATGGCGTCGTAGTCCCCTTCGTCGTCAATGCCAATGTCTTCGTAAGCATCGTCGGGCCGCTCGCGGTAATCGCGTTCGAAGCCCTCGCGGAACAGGTCGACATCGTCCTCGGCCATctcgtcgaggtcgtcgatgTCATCCTGGATTTCCGCATCTTCCTCGAtatcatcgtcatcgtcgccgccgtgggcAATGTTGAAggcgggcggggaggagggcatGATGGGGCTGGAGGGAgcgccggccgaggaagcGGCGTCGTCACCGTTAGTGCGCGCGCGCTTTCGACCAGCTCTGCCGGGCGGTACGCCTCGGTTTGCCGAGGACGGATGCTCACGGAGCGGGGAACTACCTCTTGGTTAGGACGGGTCGCAGTCACATTTCTGAAGCCGAAATAGACATACCTCATGACGGCGGCGTATTCTTCGTCGTTAAAAGAGGGTATAAATCAGGTCTTGGGAAAAATGAAAGTGGGACAGTAGTCGACGGTAAGGTGGTCGTTGCAGGAGAGACAGACACTGCAAGCCAAGGTTCTTGAGTTCTGGAGGGGAATCAGGCGTCGAATCGCTGCTGGGGTTCTGCTTCACCCCTGGTTTTCGCGTCGACCAGTGAGCGAAACGCGTTTTCGCGATTGCACTAAGCCTAACTTGGACGGTCGCGTAAAGTGGTTGCTTGCTTTCGCGCGGGAGGGTGGGGCTGTCCATCGATAGCGATACAGAGGACGGAACATGGAGGGACTTACACAAGACATGGTCCCAGGACTCCCAGACTCTTCAATCCTCAGACCGCCCATTGCCTTATTCCATCACTGGTGCTGCGCTTGGTATTTGCGCCGCTGATTCTAGCACCAGAATCTTCTCTTTTCAGTCCTGGTAGAATGGATTCCTCCGCCGCGCAGTCCTCCGTCtccggcgacgccgccggcgcgccgcccgtgTCGCGCACCAAGGCGCGCAGCGAGAGCATCTCGCAAAAGTCGGACGACTCACAAACTGCTGCGGAGTGTGTGCTTCTTTTCCTTCGGCTTCGTAGACTGCATCTCAATTGAGTCAAGATCTGACATTTTCTGTTCTCCAGCTTTATTCGGGAACAAATGCAGCTCGAGGCCGAAGCGCGCGAAGCCTTACCCTACGTACGACCCTTCTTCCCTCACTGCCGGACACCTCGACACCTCGATTCTAACTGACGCGGCCCTCTAGAGCATTGATCACTGTACAAAGCCGCTGGGCCCGCTGCGGCAGAGTGTTTTCGCCTGTCTGACCTGCAACCCTCCTCCGGCGAAGCCATCGGACCCCTACCGTGCTGCCGGTGTCTGCTATGCCTGCTCCGTCCAGTGCCACGGCCAGCACACTCTCGTTGAAATCTTCAACAAGCGAAACTTCACTTGTGACTGCGGCACCACGCGCTTCCCCGAGACGAGCCCCTGCAATCTGCGCTTCAACCCGGCGACGAACACGAAGGGCGGCGTGCACTCCGAGGAGCCGAACCCCAACAACAAGTACAACCAGAACTTTCGGAACCGCTTCTGCGGTTGCGAATGTGACTACGACCCTTTTCAGCAGAAAGGCACCATGTTCCAGTGCCTGGGACTCGGGACACACGAGACTGGTGGTTGTGGCGAGGACTGGTGGCACCCGGGGTGCGTTGTCGGCTTGGGCCCGAAGTGGTTCGAGATTACGCCAACAGGCAAGGTGAAGGAGGAAGTTAAGGATGGCGAGACAAACGGACCCCTGCCACCCATCGCGGAAGACGAGGGTGCGACGGAGCTAAACGGCGAGGCGCATGCTGGGGAAGCAGGAGAGGAGGATGACAACGACCCGCCACCTCCGCCGGGCTTTcccgccgaggacgagttcGAAGGCTTCCTGTGCTACAAGTGCGTGGATGCTCATCCCTGGATTAAGAGATACGCTGGAACTCCCGGTTTCCTAGCCCCGGTCTTTTTCAAACCGGGTGGCTCCGCTCAAGAGTCCAGTCCAGCggtcgcggcggctgccAGTAACGGGCAGCCAAGCGAGGAGCCCTCCAAGAAGCGGAAAGCCGAGGACGATGAAACCGATTCCCAGATCTCCAAGCGCCACAAGAACGAAGACGAACCCACCGGTTCTTCCACACCACCAGCGGACGCTCCCTCCCCGCCAGCCACTGCCACTGACCCCGCCGAAGcgccccccgccgccacctGCAAACTGGCCACCCTCCCTCCCGCCCCGCCCGGCCAATTCTCCCTCTTCTTCACCGACAC from Thermothielavioides terrestris NRRL 8126 chromosome 1, complete sequence includes these protein-coding regions:
- a CDS encoding 60S ribosomal protein L5, whose translation is MAFHKLVKNSAYYSRFQTKFKRRRQGKTDYYARKRLITQAKNKYNAPKYRLVVRFTNRDIITQIVTSEINGDKIFASAYSHELRAYGIQHGLTNWAAAYATGLLLARRVLKKLGLDEDFVGVEEPDGEYKLTEAAETDDGERRPFKAFLDVGLSRTSTGARVFGVMKGASDGGILVPHSENRFPGYDIETEELDAEVLKKYIFGGHVAEYMETLADDDEERYKSQFVKYIEDGVEADSLEELYAEAHKAIREDPFKKYESDAPKKSKEEWKQESLKYKKSKLTREERRQRVQARIAELREE